A region from the Cherax quadricarinatus isolate ZL_2023a chromosome 44, ASM3850222v1, whole genome shotgun sequence genome encodes:
- the LOC128697399 gene encoding cyclic GMP-AMP synthase-like receptor encodes MAEDKIVGQILAKLDTKKPQIKQNAKVVEDVIKALNRQFEESNVLTKAHFMHGGSAFESLSINDDTDFDIIMVLPIPYVAEKFDAVPDANNFFSLKWKIAEKMPRDSQGYLDAATLQKQIFQELKTCMSKVRVDGVKRIDYKPQLAAFTLTITTTTGSTISVDLVPQIAVKSWGPYLVPLHQLPRQLQDYVTTLESNGTPIYFFSPAAPGNFENKHRLCNIAFSMLEKDFLKKNIDIRDMVRLVKLVGVVLEWPQKYGLKAFHIKRLALKFSDQLKQKSKWDGYRFLLERLRSELQQNKVLYGFFIRNQVIYNKKPDIVEKFCKDISEVYFWTPSVVKDKVQQYIGC; translated from the exons GTGGTAGAGGATGTCATTAAGGCCCTGAATAGGCAATTCGAGGAGAGTAATGTTTTGACTAAGGCCCATTTCATGCATGGAGGAAGTGCCTTCGAGTCACTTTCTATCAATGACGACACTGACTTTGACATCATCATGGTACTGCCTATCCCCTACGTAGCTGAAAAATTTGAT GCGGTTCCTGATGCCAATAATTTCTTCAGCTTAAAATGGAAGATTGCAGAGAAGATGCCACGAGACAGCCAAGGATATCTGGATGCTGCAACACTGCAAAAACAAATTTTCCAGGA ATTGAAAACATGCATGTCCAAAGTGCGTGTTGATGGAGTGAAGAGAATTGATTATAAGCCGCAGCTTGCCGCTTTTACACtgaccattacaaccaccactggtTCTACCATCAGTGTTGACTTAGTACCACAAATTGCAG TTAAAAGTTGGGGTCCATATCTGGTTCCTTTACATCAGCTGCCGAGGCAACTACAAGACTACGTCACTACACTGGAAAGTAATGGTACTCCCATTTATTTCTTCTCTCCTGCAGCACCAGGAAACTTTGAAAATAAACATCGTCTCTGCAACATTGCTTTTTCCATGCTGGAGAAAGATTTTTTAAAGAAAAACA TTGACATTCGAGACATGGTTCGACTGGTGAAGCTGGTTGGAGTAGTTCTTGAATGGCCTCAGAAATATGGTCTTAAGGCCTTCCACATCAAGCGTCTCGCTCTCAAGTTCTCTGATCAGTTGAAGCAGAAATCAAAAT GGGATGGATATAGATTCCTCCTGGAGCGCCTCCGTAGTGAGCTGCAACAGAACAAGGTCCTCTACGGATTTTTCATCCGCAATCAAGTCATCTACAATAAGAAACCAGATATTGTTGAAAAGTTCTGCAAAGACATAAGTGAGGTGTACTTCTGGACCCCGAGCGTGGTAAAAGATAAAGTACAGCAATATATTGGATGTTAA